CTAATCCCCGTGCCCCCATAATGGCCAAAGTCAAGAAAGACCCTAATTACATTCGATATACTAAGATTTCGAAAGCTGAATTAGACCTTCCTGACTTCAAGGCAGATGTGAGCTTGCGAACCAGTTTAAGAAACCACCATGAGTGATATGATTAaactagttgctaactaatTCTTCTTAGAATCACGGCTACCTGATTCCACATGTCGGAGAGATTTACTGCCGCGCCCCTGCATGCACCAATTCCgtactgctgctgttgctgttcGCCTACaactagttactaactagttcCAGACTCGGTTTCTGAACACAAACAACCTCAAGAAGCACATCAGAAAAGCGCACGTGGATAAATTCGATCtcttagagaaagaaggaggtggCCGTCCTACTGcaaaagaggaggatgatgcgATTGGTGATTACAGCAAGATTGTTGTTGCCAGAACTAGTTCCTAACTAGTTCAGTATTTTACAAAGCCGTGCTCGAAGCCTATGATGCAAGACAAGAGGATGGGGTAGGGAAGCCTGAGATCCCCCGCCGTCGCGACGGAAAGGTATGATTATTCTACAACGCTTTAAAACcagttgctaactagttatAGATAAACCAGTCAGCAGTCAAAAAATACGTTCGTGAGCAGGGTTATTCAGTCCCTTGTGATGCATGCAAGGAAGCAGATAAG
This sequence is a window from Aspergillus nidulans FGSC A4 chromosome IV. Protein-coding genes within it:
- a CDS encoding uncharacterized protein (transcript_id=CADANIAT00000258); its protein translation is MAKVKKDPNYIRYTKISKAELDLPDFKADNHGYLIPHVGEIYCRAPACTNSFQTRFLNTNNLKKHIRKAHVDKFDLLEKEGGGRPTAKEEDDAIVFYKAVLEAYDARQEDGVGKPEIPRRRDGKINQSAVKKYVREQGYSVPCDACKEADKAKDCCREANLDVCDHFELFEPYEDEEEAESNEVF